The Triticum dicoccoides isolate Atlit2015 ecotype Zavitan chromosome 6A, WEW_v2.0, whole genome shotgun sequence genome has a window encoding:
- the LOC119316907 gene encoding 60S ribosomal protein L6-like: MAPTSKMALGIKRASRSHTYHRRGLWAIKAKHGGAFPKAEKPAAVAEPKFYPADDVKPRTASTRKPKPTKLRSTITPGTVLILLAGRYMGKRVVFLKQLKSGLLLISGPFKINGVPVRRVNQAYVIATSTKVDISGVNVEKFDDKYFARDKKTRAKKTEGELFETEKETTKNLPEFKKDDQKAIDAELIKAIEAVPDLKNYLGARFSLRDGDKPHEMTF; encoded by the exons ATGGCGCCGACCTCCAAGATGGCGCTGGGCATCAAGCGCGCGTCGCGGTCGCACACCTACCACCGCCGCGGGCTGTGGGCCATCAAGGCCAAGCACGGCGGAGCCTTCCCCAAGGCCGAGAAGCCAGCCGCCGTCGCCGAGCCCAAGTTCTACCCCGCCGACGACGTCAAGCCCCGCACCGCCAGCACCCGCAAGCCTAAGCCCACCAAGCTCAG GTCGACCATCACGCCCGGTACGGTGCTGATCCTGCTCGCTGGGAGGTACATGGGGAAGCGCGTGGTGTTCCTCAAGCAGCTCAAGTCTGGCCTGCTCCTCATCTCTG GGCCTTTCAAGATCAATGGTGTGCCAGTTCGCCGGGTGAACCAGGCTTATGTCATTGCCACATCCACAAAGGTTGACATCTCTGGTGTTAACGTGGAGAAGTTTGATGACAAGTACTTCGCCAGGGACAAGAAGACCAGGGCAAAGAAGACTGAAGGGGAGCTGTTTGAGACTGAGAAGGAG ACCACCAAGAATCTGCCAGAATTTAAAAAAGATGATCAGAAGGCCATCGATGCTGAGTTGATCAAAGCTATTGAGGCTGTCCCTGACCTTAAGAACTATCTTGGTGCTCGGTTCTCTCTCAGGGATGGTGACAAGCCCCATGAGATGACCTTCTAA